One window from the genome of Anaerococcus sp. Marseille-Q7828 encodes:
- a CDS encoding ECF transporter S component, translated as MNQSRSSSKSFSLDRLVKVGILAALAYVLMFVQMPIPIAPPFMKLDLADVPALIGGFAMGPWYGVLIQLIKNVLNLSKTMTGGVGELSNFIVGSTYVLVSAYIYKNKKTKKTSIIALAFGVLAMTALATLSNAFVVFPVYGKVMHMDLEAFAGMVGGNGLVNNYFTLMVFSIAPFNIIKGTVEAIVTELIYKRISPIIKSY; from the coding sequence ATGAATCAAAGTAGAAGTTCTAGCAAATCATTTTCTTTAGACCGTTTAGTAAAAGTGGGCATTTTGGCAGCACTTGCCTATGTTTTGATGTTTGTGCAAATGCCAATTCCAATAGCACCACCTTTTATGAAACTTGACCTAGCTGATGTGCCAGCCCTTATAGGTGGCTTTGCCATGGGTCCTTGGTATGGAGTTTTGATCCAACTTATCAAAAACGTACTTAACCTATCAAAAACTATGACTGGCGGAGTTGGAGAACTATCAAACTTCATCGTTGGCTCAACTTATGTATTGGTATCAGCATATATCTATAAAAACAAGAAGACTAAAAAAACTTCTATCATAGCTTTAGCCTTTGGTGTACTTGCAATGACAGCACTTGCAACCCTATCTAATGCCTTTGTAGTTTTCCCAGTTTATGGAAAAGTAATGCATATGGACCTTGAAGCTTTTGCTGGCATGGTTGGAGGCAATGGCCTAGTAAATAACTATTTCACACTTATGGTATTTTCTATAGCACCATTTAATATAATAAAAGGAACAGTGGAAGCCATTGTAACTGAGCTAATATATAAGAGAATATCACCGATAATCAAATCATACTAA
- a CDS encoding CarD family transcriptional regulator, with translation MFKIGDKIVYPNHGAGVIDSIEKKEFLGEEKEYFILKMPIGSMDISIPISNIDKMNVRDVIDKESGDEVLRILDDDPTPMPDNWNVRYRENQEVIKTGDIYKIAEMVRNLAILDKEKGLSTTEKKLLNRARRIMASELVMAGSLEKEKAEEMIDESIGL, from the coding sequence ATGTTTAAAATAGGCGATAAAATCGTATACCCTAACCACGGTGCTGGGGTAATAGATTCTATTGAGAAGAAAGAGTTTTTGGGAGAAGAAAAGGAATACTTTATCCTAAAAATGCCAATTGGTTCCATGGATATTTCAATTCCGATTTCAAATATAGACAAAATGAATGTCAGAGATGTTATTGACAAGGAATCTGGTGATGAAGTTCTTAGGATTTTGGATGATGACCCAACACCTATGCCTGACAATTGGAATGTCAGATATAGAGAAAATCAAGAAGTTATAAAGACTGGTGATATCTATAAAATTGCAGAAATGGTTAGAAACCTTGCGATTTTGGATAAGGAAAAAGGCCTATCTACTACAGAAAAGAAGTTACTAAACAGAGCAAGAAGAATAATGGCCAGCGAACTAGTAATGGCAGGTTCTCTAGAAAAAGAAAAAGCAGAAGAAATGATCGATGAATCAATCGGTCTATAA
- a CDS encoding PIN domain-containing protein, which yields MKRIFQLVMTLIGAVLGIVILNVVNAASLWMETSGIIFIIANFLAGLIGGIIFYLISKSLAGKFIENFSHIEGQISEIPASKLIVGTIGAIIGIFVATLISRPLTSLQLPYGGNSIFVLLSILLYIGLGYLGWRVSTKNSDDFYNLFKGIRDNKESKSSLRHDKNKNLASPKILDTSVIIDGRIVDILETDFIEGDLIISEFVLEELQHIADSPDDLKRERGRRGLDIVNNIKNNNKTNLVIVDTDYPDIKEVDSKLLKLALDMNGKVFTNDYNLNKVADVQGIPVLNINNLSNALKPIVIPGESMEIEVIKLGKGRNQGVGYLEDGTMVVVEDGDKYLDQTIRATVTSVLQTSAGRMIFVRSEED from the coding sequence ATGAAGCGAATATTTCAATTAGTTATGACACTAATTGGAGCCGTGCTTGGTATTGTGATACTAAATGTAGTAAATGCCGCAAGTTTGTGGATGGAAACAAGCGGCATTATCTTTATTATCGCAAATTTCCTAGCGGGTCTAATAGGTGGAATAATTTTTTATTTAATTTCAAAGTCGCTTGCAGGTAAGTTTATAGAAAACTTTTCCCATATCGAAGGGCAAATTAGCGAAATACCGGCAAGCAAGTTGATAGTTGGAACTATAGGAGCAATAATAGGAATTTTTGTTGCAACTCTAATATCAAGACCTCTAACCAGCCTACAATTACCATATGGAGGCAATTCAATTTTTGTGCTATTATCTATTTTATTATATATCGGTTTAGGTTACTTGGGATGGAGAGTTTCTACAAAAAATTCTGACGATTTTTATAATCTTTTCAAAGGCATAAGAGATAATAAGGAAAGCAAGTCTTCTTTAAGGCATGATAAGAATAAAAATCTTGCAAGCCCCAAGATTCTAGATACATCAGTAATAATAGATGGAAGAATAGTTGATATATTGGAAACGGACTTTATAGAGGGAGATCTAATAATATCAGAGTTTGTCCTAGAAGAACTACAACATATAGCCGACAGTCCTGACGATTTAAAAAGAGAGCGCGGACGCAGGGGTCTAGATATAGTGAATAATATCAAAAACAACAACAAAACTAACCTCGTCATTGTCGATACTGACTATCCAGATATAAAAGAAGTGGATAGCAAGTTGTTAAAACTAGCTCTTGATATGAACGGCAAAGTTTTTACAAATGACTACAACTTAAATAAGGTGGCTGATGTTCAAGGAATCCCAGTGTTAAACATAAATAACCTATCAAATGCCCTAAAACCAATAGTGATTCCAGGAGAATCTATGGAAATAGAAGTAATCAAACTTGGCAAGGGTAGAAACCAAGGTGTTGGTTACCTAGAAGATGGTACTATGGTCGTAGTTGAAGATGGGGATAAGTACCTTGATCAAACAATTCGAGCAACTGTAACAAGTGTTTTGCAGACATCTGCAGGTCGTATGATTTTTGTTAGAAGCGAAGAGGATTAA
- the gpmA gene encoding 2,3-diphosphoglycerate-dependent phosphoglycerate mutase produces the protein MTKKLVMVRHGQSEWNLANKFTGWVDVDLSEQGTKEAIEAGKKIKEAGIVFDHAHTSILKRAIKTCNYVLEYSEQLFVPVEKSWRLNERHYGALQGLNKAETAEKYGDEQVHIWRRSYDTLPPELSEEDQEKQLNMRQFKNLPKDVIPTAENLKVTLDRALPYFFDHIAPQLLKDETILVAAHGNSLRALAKHIESISDEDIMDLEIPTGQPLVYELDDDLKMINKYYL, from the coding sequence ATGACAAAAAAATTAGTAATGGTAAGACATGGCCAAAGTGAATGGAACCTTGCAAACAAATTTACAGGTTGGGTAGACGTTGATCTATCAGAACAAGGAACAAAAGAAGCTATAGAAGCTGGTAAAAAAATCAAAGAAGCAGGCATAGTATTTGACCACGCTCACACATCTATACTTAAAAGAGCCATCAAAACTTGTAACTATGTCCTAGAATACAGTGAACAATTATTTGTGCCAGTAGAAAAATCATGGAGACTAAACGAACGTCACTATGGTGCCCTTCAAGGACTAAACAAAGCAGAAACAGCTGAAAAATACGGTGATGAACAAGTTCACATTTGGAGAAGATCTTACGATACACTACCACCAGAACTATCTGAAGAAGACCAAGAAAAACAATTAAATATGAGACAGTTCAAAAATCTTCCAAAAGATGTAATTCCAACAGCTGAAAACCTAAAAGTAACACTAGATAGAGCTCTACCATATTTCTTTGACCACATAGCTCCACAACTACTAAAAGATGAAACAATCCTAGTAGCAGCTCACGGAAACTCTCTAAGAGCCTTGGCAAAGCATATCGAGTCAATCTCAGATGAAGACATCATGGACCTAGAAATCCCAACAGGCCAACCACTAGTATACGAACTAGATGATGACCTAAAAATGATAAATAAATATTATCTATAA
- a CDS encoding YegS/Rv2252/BmrU family lipid kinase: MKTALFIYNPNSGQRIINEHLPWIIDYLSEKEYLTSIYATQAPRDASKIIGKYGENFEEIIVAGGDGTLDEAIAAVSKAKIDPLISYIPTGSTNDFSKSLKIPTDVERAVKLASRGYQKRIDIGQIDDKFFVYVAAFGSISDVSFDTDQDAKNIFGRSAYIIEGLKKALPLSNITSYKMDVLVDDENIKGDFIHFMVTNSVSVGGFEGITGDNVSLSDGIFELTMVRRPQSLADVNKIVSGLTNREENDMLIFRQGSHFEVKTDQKVSWSLDGEYGGTSTFAKIDALKEKVRMRTGIRDNQ; this comes from the coding sequence ATGAAAACTGCCCTATTTATCTACAATCCAAACAGTGGTCAGAGGATTATAAATGAACACTTGCCTTGGATTATAGACTATCTAAGTGAAAAAGAATATCTAACAAGTATATATGCAACCCAAGCTCCAAGAGATGCTAGTAAGATAATTGGCAAATATGGAGAAAATTTTGAAGAAATCATTGTGGCTGGTGGAGATGGAACTCTTGATGAAGCTATAGCAGCGGTGTCAAAGGCAAAAATTGACCCGCTTATTTCCTATATTCCTACTGGATCTACAAATGACTTTTCAAAGTCCTTAAAAATCCCAACAGATGTAGAAAGAGCTGTAAAACTAGCCAGTCGTGGCTATCAAAAAAGAATCGATATTGGCCAAATCGATGACAAGTTTTTTGTCTATGTTGCTGCCTTTGGTTCAATATCAGACGTTTCTTTCGATACTGACCAAGATGCTAAGAATATTTTTGGCAGAAGCGCCTATATCATTGAAGGTTTAAAGAAGGCTTTACCTCTATCTAACATTACAAGTTATAAAATGGATGTGTTGGTAGACGATGAAAATATAAAGGGTGATTTCATCCACTTTATGGTGACAAACTCTGTGTCTGTGGGTGGATTTGAAGGGATAACTGGCGATAACGTATCCTTATCTGATGGGATTTTTGAGCTGACAATGGTTCGCCGTCCTCAATCCTTGGCAGACGTAAATAAAATCGTATCAGGTCTTACCAATAGAGAAGAAAACGATATGTTAATCTTCCGCCAAGGTTCACATTTTGAAGTTAAGACAGACCAAAAAGTTTCTTGGTCCCTAGATGGTGAATATGGTGGCACAAGTACTTTTGCCAAAATAGATGCATTGAAAGAAAAAGTTAGGATGAGAACAGGCATTAGAGATAATCAATAG
- a CDS encoding ABC transporter ATP-binding protein → MIDIKDLTMVYSGRAVLDNVNLSLDQGQIVGLLGENGSGKTTLIRILAGLERNYQGVVSICGNRPGSITNDMVAYQPDHLPLDENLKIEEVCSVYSIFYEDFDLNRFYKLLNSFEISKELKIKECSKGMKEKIQIALTLSRKAKIYILDEPMSGIDPKSRKIVLNTIINNFDYEGLMIISTHLVSEVEKVLDRALFLDNGKLVLNETVDDIRINHNMGVEEYFTEVL, encoded by the coding sequence ATGATTGATATTAAGGATTTGACAATGGTTTATAGTGGAAGGGCAGTTCTTGATAATGTAAACTTAAGCCTAGATCAAGGTCAGATTGTTGGACTTTTGGGAGAAAATGGTTCAGGAAAAACTACTCTTATTAGAATATTAGCGGGTCTTGAGAGAAATTACCAAGGAGTTGTAAGTATTTGTGGTAATAGGCCTGGAAGCATTACAAATGACATGGTTGCCTATCAGCCAGACCACTTACCTTTGGATGAGAATTTAAAAATAGAAGAAGTTTGCAGTGTTTATAGTATTTTTTATGAGGACTTTGATCTTAATAGATTTTATAAGCTTTTAAACAGTTTCGAAATTTCAAAGGAATTAAAGATTAAGGAATGTTCTAAGGGGATGAAAGAAAAGATTCAGATTGCCCTTACTTTGTCCAGAAAAGCAAAAATCTATATCCTTGATGAACCTATGAGCGGCATAGATCCAAAGTCTAGAAAAATTGTACTAAATACAATTATCAACAACTTTGACTATGAGGGACTTATGATTATATCAACCCACCTAGTAAGTGAGGTTGAGAAAGTTTTGGACAGGGCTTTATTTTTAGATAATGGAAAGCTAGTTTTAAATGAAACAGTAGATGACATTAGAATTAACCACAACATGGGTGTGGAAGAATACTTTACGGAGGTCTTATAA
- a CDS encoding GntR family transcriptional regulator, which produces MEFDNQRPIYLQLLEEFKLKISTGQWPAGEKIDSVRSLASFYEVNPNTVQKALSELEREGLTETRRTAGRFVTDNASLISDLEDDSFKKIADEFIEGAKNLNLGKEEAIDDLRNYWEKNYD; this is translated from the coding sequence ATGGAATTTGATAATCAAAGGCCAATTTATTTGCAACTTCTGGAAGAATTTAAGTTAAAGATTTCCACAGGCCAGTGGCCAGCTGGTGAGAAGATTGATTCGGTGAGGAGTCTTGCAAGTTTTTATGAGGTAAATCCAAACACTGTTCAAAAGGCTCTATCTGAGCTTGAAAGAGAAGGGCTTACAGAAACTAGGAGGACAGCTGGTAGGTTTGTTACTGATAATGCATCTTTGATTTCAGACCTGGAGGATGACTCCTTTAAAAAAATAGCCGATGAATTTATTGAAGGTGCAAAGAATTTAAATCTAGGAAAAGAAGAAGCGATAGATGATTTAAGGAATTATTGGGAGAAAAATTATGATTGA
- a CDS encoding rod shape-determining protein, protein MARFRRSVAIDLGSSEVLVYLNNKGIVLEEPSVIAIDVLTDEILAVGEEAKKLVGRTPGNIKAIKPMKDGVIADFPSTEKMLKYFLDKTISKALIKPDVLICVPSRSTQVERRAVLQASENSGAHRTYLIEEPLAAAIGAGVDITEASGDLVIDIGGGTTDIAVISAGEIIVSKSIPVAGITFDDAIKDFIRKRYGLLIGDNKAEEIKIKANSLEDNQTIEVSGRQINDGLPNKIIITLGEIHAALKASVDLIVDGVKSVLELTPPELASDIYEKHIILTGGGAYTLGLKDRLSEKFQVDVIIAEDTAKCVINGTGKALGWLDEVDKGLDDGRKAKQKELEDKEKLRRR, encoded by the coding sequence ATGGCAAGATTTAGAAGAAGTGTGGCTATAGACCTGGGTAGCTCAGAAGTATTGGTTTATCTGAACAACAAGGGCATAGTCCTAGAAGAACCGTCAGTTATTGCCATTGATGTACTAACAGATGAGATACTTGCAGTAGGAGAAGAAGCTAAAAAATTAGTAGGCAGAACTCCTGGCAATATAAAAGCAATAAAGCCTATGAAAGATGGGGTCATAGCAGACTTTCCATCAACTGAGAAAATGCTAAAATATTTTCTAGATAAGACCATTAGCAAGGCCCTCATAAAACCAGATGTCCTAATCTGCGTGCCATCAAGGTCAACCCAAGTGGAAAGAAGAGCAGTCCTTCAAGCAAGCGAAAATTCCGGAGCTCACAGGACATACCTCATAGAAGAACCACTTGCTGCAGCCATTGGGGCTGGAGTCGACATAACAGAAGCCAGTGGAGACTTGGTAATAGATATTGGTGGAGGAACTACTGACATAGCAGTAATATCTGCTGGAGAAATCATAGTAAGTAAGTCTATACCAGTAGCAGGAATCACCTTTGATGATGCCATAAAAGATTTCATCAGAAAAAGATATGGCCTATTAATTGGAGATAACAAGGCAGAAGAGATTAAGATAAAGGCAAATAGCCTTGAAGATAATCAAACTATAGAAGTATCTGGCAGACAAATTAACGATGGACTACCAAACAAAATTATTATAACTCTTGGCGAAATTCATGCAGCCCTAAAGGCTTCTGTGGATTTGATCGTAGATGGGGTAAAAAGTGTACTAGAGCTAACACCTCCTGAGTTAGCAAGTGATATTTACGAAAAACACATAATACTAACTGGAGGAGGAGCCTATACTCTTGGACTTAAGGATAGGCTAAGCGAAAAGTTCCAAGTTGATGTCATAATAGCAGAAGATACGGCCAAATGCGTCATAAATGGAACTGGCAAGGCCCTAGGATGGCTTGATGAAGTAGACAAGGGACTTGATGATGGTAGAAAAGCTAAGCAAAAAGAACTTGAAGATAAGGAAAAACTAAGGAGAAGATGA
- a CDS encoding winged helix-turn-helix domain-containing protein, translating to MKIASVEYENGVSQILNSHYDKNQVLVDKFDKLEDLVDRDLTDYDLILVDMSHNKCLQVIHYIKQTTNIPVIYLTDRRSNNPYEQKIDDKEFVIHSNTREEFIDSVFRKVQEINDTSIINLGFCTMEEDNGIFRIGNDILDLTKFEIAICACLISNMGRTLSKEEIVNLMEEKGLKTTERSVREHIRKIRLEFDKANLNPIETVNRKGYRWVLDKCEP from the coding sequence ATGAAAATAGCATCTGTTGAATATGAAAACGGTGTATCACAAATTTTGAATTCTCATTACGACAAGAATCAAGTACTTGTTGATAAGTTTGATAAATTAGAAGATTTGGTCGACAGGGACCTAACGGACTACGATCTTATCTTGGTTGATATGAGCCACAACAAATGTTTACAAGTTATTCACTATATAAAACAAACCACCAATATACCAGTAATATACCTAACTGATAGACGTAGCAACAATCCCTATGAGCAGAAAATTGACGATAAAGAATTTGTTATCCATTCAAATACTAGGGAAGAATTTATCGATAGTGTCTTTAGAAAAGTCCAAGAAATTAATGACACGAGCATTATCAATCTAGGATTTTGTACTATGGAAGAAGACAATGGTATATTTAGGATTGGCAATGATATCCTTGATTTGACTAAGTTTGAAATAGCTATCTGTGCATGTCTAATTTCAAATATGGGTAGGACCTTATCCAAAGAAGAAATAGTAAATCTTATGGAAGAAAAGGGCCTTAAAACGACAGAAAGATCTGTTAGAGAACATATCAGAAAGATAAGGCTCGAATTTGATAAGGCAAATCTCAATCCTATAGAAACTGTTAATCGAAAAGGTTACAGGTGGGTGTTAGATAAGTGCGAGCCATAA
- the ispD gene encoding 2-C-methyl-D-erythritol 4-phosphate cytidylyltransferase: protein MLDNKFISAVITAAGSGRRMNSQINKPFLNIRGKKIIELTLDTLTKIDIFDEIILVIRKDDEDEIKKIIKGYDREIKYVYGSNTRELSTFEGLKALNSKCELVLTHDGVRPFASRELFYRVLEDLKSYKAVISATKTKDTIKIVDEDMVVDFTPNRDYVYNIQTPQAFDKKILFSMYEKYVKSEFKITDDSQLFEFFHRDIPVKIVSGEYSNIKITTREDILFAEAYLAEKRI from the coding sequence ATGTTAGATAATAAGTTTATCTCAGCTGTCATAACAGCTGCAGGTTCTGGCAGGCGAATGAATAGCCAGATTAACAAACCTTTTTTGAATATAAGAGGCAAAAAAATCATTGAATTAACCCTTGATACACTTACAAAAATAGATATTTTTGATGAAATAATTCTTGTCATAAGAAAAGATGATGAGGATGAAATAAAGAAAATTATAAAAGGCTATGATAGAGAAATAAAGTATGTTTATGGCTCTAATACAAGGGAGCTTTCAACCTTTGAAGGGCTTAAAGCCTTAAATAGCAAATGTGAACTGGTCTTAACCCATGATGGGGTAAGGCCTTTTGCAAGTAGAGAACTTTTTTATAGGGTTCTTGAAGATTTGAAATCCTACAAGGCTGTAATAAGTGCAACAAAGACAAAGGATACTATAAAAATAGTAGATGAGGATATGGTTGTTGATTTTACGCCAAATAGAGACTATGTTTATAACATTCAAACTCCCCAAGCTTTTGACAAAAAGATTCTATTTTCTATGTATGAAAAATATGTGAAAAGTGAATTTAAGATTACGGATGATAGTCAGCTATTTGAATTCTTTCACAGAGATATTCCTGTAAAAATTGTAAGCGGGGAATATTCCAACATCAAAATCACAACAAGAGAAGATATACTATTTGCAGAAGCCTATTTAGCAGAAAAAAGGATATGA
- the ispF gene encoding 2-C-methyl-D-erythritol 2,4-cyclodiphosphate synthase has translation MRIGIGYDVHRLVEDRKLILGGVEFDHELGLLGHSDADVLTHAIMDAILGALAETDIGKLFPDTDPKYKYISSLILLDNVVKLMDDKGYKIGNIDTIVICELPKISPKREEIRKVIATHLKTDIENVSIKASTSEGLGFTGEGLGIEARAVVILEEK, from the coding sequence ATGAGAATAGGAATAGGATATGACGTCCACAGACTAGTCGAGGATAGAAAATTAATCCTTGGTGGAGTGGAATTTGACCATGAATTGGGACTTTTGGGACACTCTGATGCGGATGTTCTGACACATGCTATAATGGATGCAATCTTGGGCGCTTTGGCAGAAACTGACATTGGTAAATTGTTCCCAGATACTGATCCTAAATATAAGTATATATCGTCTTTGATTTTACTAGATAATGTAGTCAAATTAATGGATGATAAAGGTTATAAAATCGGTAATATAGATACTATAGTAATATGTGAATTACCAAAAATCAGTCCCAAAAGAGAAGAAATTAGAAAAGTAATAGCTACTCACCTAAAAACTGACATAGAAAATGTGTCTATCAAAGCCTCCACAAGTGAAGGACTAGGATTTACTGGTGAAGGTTTAGGAATAGAGGCCAGGGCAGTAGTAATCTTGGAGGAGAAATAA
- the metK gene encoding methionine adenosyltransferase has product MRKLITSESVTEGHPDKVCDRISDAILDECLKQDKNSRVAVETVTSTGLVLVVGEISTKAYAPIEQIARDTIKEIGYDDPKIGFDYSNVAVLTSLIEQSADIAQGVNQAQEFNSTSEKYDKIGAGDQGIIFGYADNETESYLPVSIDYAHKLAHRLAEVRKDGTLAYLRPDGKSQVTVEYDDDKLVRIDNIVISAQHTEDVSLEKIREDIINEVIKKVIDESLIDENTKIYVNPTGKFVIGGPKGDSGLTGRKIIVDAYGGYSKSGGGAFSGKDPTKVDRSAAYMARYAAKNMVAAGLADKLEIGISYAIGVAHPLSIYVDSFGTGKYDDEKLLEIVKENFDFRPQAIIDYLDLQRPIYKQTSSYGHFGRDNEDFTWEKLDKVEKLKNY; this is encoded by the coding sequence ATGAGAAAATTAATAACAAGCGAATCAGTCACAGAAGGCCATCCAGACAAGGTCTGCGATAGGATTTCTGATGCAATCTTAGATGAATGTTTAAAACAAGATAAAAATTCAAGAGTTGCTGTAGAAACAGTAACTTCAACCGGTTTAGTTTTAGTTGTAGGAGAAATTTCAACTAAAGCTTATGCTCCTATTGAGCAAATAGCAAGAGATACTATAAAAGAAATTGGCTATGACGATCCAAAAATTGGTTTTGATTATTCAAATGTTGCTGTACTAACATCATTGATAGAACAATCAGCCGACATAGCCCAAGGTGTAAACCAAGCACAAGAATTTAATTCTACAAGTGAAAAATACGACAAAATTGGAGCAGGAGACCAAGGAATTATCTTTGGCTATGCAGACAATGAAACTGAATCATATTTGCCAGTTTCTATAGACTACGCTCATAAGCTTGCCCATAGACTAGCAGAAGTTAGAAAAGATGGGACTCTAGCTTACCTAAGACCAGATGGCAAGAGCCAAGTAACTGTAGAATATGATGATGACAAGTTGGTAAGAATTGATAACATTGTAATATCAGCCCAACATACAGAAGATGTTAGCCTTGAAAAAATCCGTGAAGATATCATAAATGAAGTCATCAAAAAAGTAATTGATGAGAGTTTAATCGATGAAAATACCAAAATTTATGTAAATCCAACAGGAAAATTTGTCATAGGTGGACCAAAAGGAGACAGTGGTCTTACAGGTAGAAAGATTATCGTAGATGCATATGGTGGATATTCTAAATCTGGTGGTGGAGCATTCTCTGGAAAAGACCCAACAAAGGTAGACAGATCAGCTGCCTATATGGCTAGATATGCTGCAAAAAATATGGTCGCAGCAGGTCTTGCAGATAAGCTTGAAATAGGCATTTCCTATGCTATAGGTGTTGCTCACCCACTATCAATATATGTAGATAGCTTTGGCACAGGCAAATACGATGATGAAAAACTACTTGAAATAGTAAAAGAAAACTTTGACTTTAGACCGCAAGCTATAATTGATTACCTAGACCTACAAAGACCAATTTACAAACAAACATCATCTTATGGTCACTTTGGCAGAGATAATGAAGATTTCACATGGGAAAAATTGGATAAAGTAGAAAAACTTAAAAATTACTAG
- a CDS encoding energy-coupled thiamine transporter ThiT → MQKNTNWSTRMVVEGGIMLALAFLLDKIVLFRMPYGGSVTLARKLPLVIFAIRWGVKAGMVEGVLFGLLNMLIGGYVIHPAQAILDYILSASMIGLAGIKFGDERKLTSYIPSIIIAFLASGVFNVISGQIFFYSMTAAKEAGFNNFIFYNIALNYSVLLADMAILLIVYVISYKSLNKLYDDQRIAKI, encoded by the coding sequence ATGCAAAAAAACACAAATTGGTCAACCAGAATGGTTGTTGAAGGTGGGATAATGCTTGCCCTAGCATTCTTATTAGACAAAATTGTCCTTTTTAGAATGCCATATGGCGGATCAGTAACACTAGCACGTAAATTGCCACTAGTAATATTTGCCATTAGATGGGGAGTCAAAGCCGGTATGGTTGAAGGAGTATTATTTGGACTTTTAAATATGTTAATAGGTGGATATGTAATCCACCCAGCCCAAGCCATACTAGATTATATTCTATCAGCATCAATGATAGGTCTAGCTGGAATCAAATTTGGAGATGAGAGAAAGCTAACAAGCTATATACCATCAATAATAATTGCATTTCTAGCAAGTGGAGTATTTAACGTAATAAGCGGACAAATCTTCTTCTACAGCATGACAGCAGCTAAAGAAGCAGGATTTAATAACTTTATATTCTATAACATTGCATTAAACTATTCAGTATTATTAGCAGATATGGCTATACTACTTATAGTTTATGTAATAAGTTATAAGAGCTTAAACAAACTTTATGATGACCAAAGAATAGCAAAAATATAG